In Acidimicrobiales bacterium, the following proteins share a genomic window:
- a CDS encoding SDR family NAD(P)-dependent oxidoreductase, translating to MTGGPGLVERGLAGKVAVVTGASRGLGRATATALSEAGVRVLASARSGPELEALAATAPERVRAAPCDLRDPAAAEHLVDRALDAFGRLDIVVNDAAVSARGRFLAQSPEAWREAFDVNVLAPFHLCAAAGRHLVAQGSGKIVNIASTAALRGAAGLVAYTATKGALVQFTAALAAELAPDGVQVNAIAPGAFATAMQEGVTSSPDRLAARLARIPAGRMGRPEELADLVCYLASSASDFVTGSVFVIDGGEAAHL from the coding sequence GTGACCGGGGGGCCCGGCCTGGTCGAGCGGGGACTGGCCGGGAAGGTGGCCGTCGTCACGGGCGCGAGTCGGGGGCTCGGCCGGGCGACGGCCACCGCTCTGTCCGAGGCCGGGGTCCGGGTGCTGGCCTCGGCCCGGAGCGGGCCGGAGCTGGAGGCGCTGGCGGCCACGGCCCCCGAGCGGGTGCGGGCCGCTCCCTGCGACCTGCGCGACCCGGCCGCGGCCGAGCATCTGGTGGACCGGGCCCTCGACGCCTTCGGCCGGCTCGACATCGTGGTCAACGACGCCGCGGTGAGTGCCCGGGGGCGGTTCCTGGCCCAGTCCCCGGAAGCCTGGCGCGAGGCCTTCGACGTCAACGTCCTGGCGCCGTTCCACCTGTGCGCGGCGGCGGGCCGGCACCTGGTGGCCCAGGGGTCGGGCAAGATCGTGAACATCGCCTCCACCGCCGCCCTGCGGGGCGCGGCCGGGCTGGTCGCCTACACCGCCACCAAGGGGGCGCTGGTGCAGTTCACGGCGGCCCTGGCCGCCGAGCTGGCCCCCGACGGCGTGCAGGTCAACGCCATCGCCCCCGGCGCCTTCGCCACCGCCATGCAGGAGGGGGTGACGTCGTCGCCGGACCGCCTGGCGGCCCGGCTGGCCCGCATCCCGGCCGGCCGCATGGGCCGGCCCGAGGAGCTGGCCGACCTGGTGTGCTACCTGGCGTCCAGCGCGTCGGACTTCGTGACCGGCTCGGTGTTCGTCATCGACGGAGGCGAGGCGGCGCACCTCTGA
- a CDS encoding 2OG-Fe(II) oxygenase produces the protein MTTPTAPARAEAVDALRWGEVRADLDDVGVAVAGPVLDDVACAAMVALYDEDGRFRSTIDMARHRFGQGQYRYFAYPLPDTVARLRAAFWPCLLPIAREWAARRGQPAPWPDDLEEWLERCHAEGQARPTPLLLRYGPGDWNALHRDLYGDLVFPLQVVIGLDTPGVDHQGGELVVVEQRPRAQSRATTIAIPKGHAVVVTTRDRPVRTARGWSAGPMRHGVSTVRAGRRHTLGLLFHDAS, from the coding sequence GTGACCACCCCGACGGCGCCGGCCCGGGCCGAGGCGGTCGACGCGCTGCGCTGGGGCGAGGTGCGGGCCGACCTCGACGACGTCGGCGTGGCTGTGGCCGGGCCCGTGCTCGACGACGTGGCGTGCGCCGCGATGGTCGCCCTCTACGACGAGGACGGCCGGTTCCGCTCCACCATCGACATGGCCCGCCACCGCTTCGGCCAGGGCCAGTACCGCTACTTCGCCTACCCGCTGCCCGACACCGTGGCCCGGCTGCGGGCCGCCTTCTGGCCCTGCCTCCTGCCCATCGCCCGGGAGTGGGCGGCCCGGCGGGGCCAGCCCGCGCCCTGGCCCGACGACCTGGAGGAGTGGCTGGAGCGGTGCCACGCCGAGGGCCAGGCCCGGCCCACCCCCCTGCTCCTGCGCTACGGCCCCGGCGACTGGAACGCCCTGCACCGCGACCTCTACGGCGACCTCGTCTTCCCCCTCCAGGTGGTCATCGGCCTCGACACGCCCGGGGTCGACCACCAGGGCGGCGAGCTGGTGGTGGTCGAGCAGCGACCCCGGGCCCAGTCCCGGGCCACCACCATCGCCATCCCCAAGGGCCACGCCGTGGTGGTCACCACCCGGGACCGCCCGGTGCGGACGGCCCGGGGCTGGTCGGCCGGTCCCATGCGCCACGGGGTCAGCACCGTGCGCGCCGGGCGGCGCCACACCCTCGGCCTCCTGTTCCACGACGCCTCGTGA
- a CDS encoding nitroreductase family deazaflavin-dependent oxidoreductase, with protein MALKHTLADLGLKGMNGAHRAVLKVSGGRLLTAPFGMPTVELHTTGRKTGQRRSTLLTAPIHGDDRIVLIASKGGDDRHPLWYRNLVAEPDVELTIAGKTTPWRARTATKDEKAELWPQVVAAYKGYAGYQKRTERDIPVVICEPRS; from the coding sequence ATGGCCCTGAAGCACACGCTGGCCGACCTCGGCCTCAAGGGGATGAACGGTGCCCACCGGGCCGTCCTCAAGGTGTCGGGGGGCCGCCTGCTGACGGCGCCGTTCGGGATGCCCACCGTCGAGCTCCACACCACCGGCCGCAAGACCGGCCAGCGGCGCTCGACCCTGCTCACCGCCCCCATCCACGGCGACGACCGCATCGTGCTCATCGCCTCCAAGGGCGGCGACGACCGCCATCCCCTCTGGTACCGCAACCTGGTGGCCGAGCCCGACGTGGAGCTGACCATCGCCGGGAAGACCACGCCCTGGCGGGCCCGCACGGCCACCAAGGACGAGAAGGCCGAGCTGTGGCCCCAGGTGGTGGCGGCCTACAAGGGCTACGCCGGCTACCAGAAGCGCACCGAGCGCGACATCCCGGTGGTCATCTGCGAGCCCCGCTCCTGA
- a CDS encoding glucosyl-3-phosphoglycerate synthase produces MTAGPPPVPHPAAALTALELVDRKGTTTVSVCLPARDEAATIGPIVEAIRREVVEAVPLVDELIVVDDHSTDATGAVAVDAGAKVVAAAEVLPELDDRRGKGEALWKSLAASTGDVVVWLDADLVGVDGSWVSRLVAPLLVDPATALVKGWYRRPTGTDPHGGGRVTELVARPLISALHPELVGVRQPLGGEVAGRRSVLEAVAFAGGYGVDLGLLIDVVRGHGADAVAQVDLGERRHRHHPLAALSVQAAEVLHVALRRAGLGAGDGAGAVLRRAGLPDTAIEVRDRPPLATLRAP; encoded by the coding sequence GTGACCGCTGGCCCCCCTCCGGTCCCGCACCCGGCCGCGGCGCTGACCGCGCTCGAGCTCGTCGATCGCAAGGGCACCACCACCGTGTCGGTGTGCCTGCCGGCCCGGGACGAGGCGGCCACCATCGGGCCCATCGTGGAGGCCATCCGACGCGAGGTGGTCGAGGCCGTGCCGTTGGTGGACGAGCTGATCGTGGTCGACGACCACTCGACCGACGCCACCGGGGCGGTGGCCGTGGACGCCGGGGCCAAGGTGGTGGCCGCGGCCGAGGTCCTGCCCGAGCTCGACGACCGGCGGGGCAAGGGCGAGGCCCTGTGGAAGTCCCTGGCCGCCTCCACCGGGGACGTGGTGGTGTGGCTGGACGCCGACCTGGTGGGGGTGGACGGGAGCTGGGTGAGCCGGCTGGTGGCCCCTCTGCTGGTCGATCCGGCGACGGCCCTGGTCAAGGGCTGGTACCGGCGCCCCACCGGGACCGATCCTCACGGCGGGGGCCGGGTGACCGAGCTGGTGGCCCGTCCCCTCATCTCGGCCCTCCACCCCGAGCTGGTGGGCGTGCGCCAACCCCTGGGGGGCGAGGTGGCCGGCCGTCGCTCGGTGCTGGAGGCCGTGGCCTTCGCTGGGGGCTACGGCGTGGACCTGGGCCTGCTGATCGACGTGGTCCGGGGCCACGGTGCCGACGCCGTGGCCCAGGTCGACCTGGGCGAGCGCCGCCACCGCCACCACCCCCTGGCCGCCCTGTCGGTGCAGGCCGCCGAGGTGCTGCACGTCGCCCTGCGGCGGGCCGGGCTCGGCGCCGGCGACGGCGCCGGCGCCGTGCTGCGCCGGGCCGGGTTGCCCGACACGGCCATCGAGGTCCGCGACCGCCCGCCCCTGGCCACCCTTCGCGCCCCCTGA
- a CDS encoding Ada metal-binding domain-containing protein, which yields MTARTWRLVGPDGQPVDSPRPGTLGGHRRSRIYGRLDCPSALRALARGGYVADRVFFADEDTAVAAGYRPCAVCLRPAYDRWKAEPGHMFVR from the coding sequence GTGACCGCCCGGACCTGGAGGCTGGTCGGGCCCGACGGCCAGCCCGTCGACAGCCCCCGACCCGGGACGCTGGGCGGCCACCGCCGCAGCCGCATCTACGGGCGGCTCGACTGCCCGTCGGCCCTGCGGGCCCTGGCCCGGGGCGGCTACGTGGCCGACCGGGTGTTCTTCGCCGACGAGGACACGGCCGTGGCCGCCGGCTACCGGCCCTGCGCCGTGTGCCTGCGGCCCGCCTACGACCGGTGGAAGGCGGAGCCGGGCCACATGTTTGTCCGGTGA
- the ligD gene encoding non-homologous end-joining DNA ligase produces MGKAKDDETTIEVAGRELAVSNLDKVFFSERGETKGDLIDFYSAVEGPLLAAMGGRPVLLQRFPDGAEGSSFFQKRVDRGSTSWLQTTEVSTPNGTTSNALVAADLAHVAWAVNKGCLGFHVWPARADDPEHADELRIDLDPTPGVDFAMVREAAHAVRALLEELGLAGWPKTTGNRGIHIYLRLEPRWDGYQVRAAAVALARELERRHPDLVTAAWWKEERGRRVFVDFNQNAPHKTVFGAWCVRARPGAQVSTPFHWDELDPGFHPDRFTMPVVARRVAADGDPWTGMHTRPQTLEPLLALHERDMAAGLMDAPWPPVYPKQPNEPPRVAPSRARKPPPEA; encoded by the coding sequence GTGGGCAAGGCGAAGGACGACGAGACCACGATCGAGGTGGCCGGCCGGGAGCTGGCCGTCTCCAACCTCGACAAGGTGTTCTTCTCCGAGCGGGGAGAGACCAAGGGCGACCTCATCGACTTCTACTCGGCGGTGGAGGGCCCGCTCCTGGCCGCCATGGGGGGCCGGCCGGTGCTGCTCCAGCGGTTCCCCGACGGGGCCGAGGGGTCGTCGTTCTTCCAGAAGCGGGTCGATCGGGGCTCCACCTCCTGGCTGCAGACCACCGAGGTCAGCACCCCCAACGGCACCACGTCCAACGCCCTGGTGGCCGCCGACCTGGCCCACGTGGCCTGGGCCGTCAACAAGGGGTGCCTGGGCTTCCACGTGTGGCCGGCCCGGGCCGACGACCCGGAGCACGCGGACGAGCTCCGCATCGACCTCGACCCCACCCCCGGTGTCGACTTCGCCATGGTGCGCGAGGCGGCCCACGCGGTGCGGGCCCTGCTGGAGGAGCTGGGCCTGGCCGGCTGGCCCAAGACCACCGGCAACCGCGGCATCCACATCTACCTTCGGCTGGAGCCCCGCTGGGACGGCTACCAGGTCCGGGCCGCGGCCGTGGCCCTGGCCCGGGAGCTGGAGCGCCGCCACCCCGACCTGGTCACCGCGGCGTGGTGGAAGGAGGAGCGGGGCCGCCGGGTGTTCGTGGACTTCAACCAGAACGCCCCCCACAAGACCGTGTTCGGGGCGTGGTGCGTGCGGGCCCGGCCCGGGGCCCAGGTGTCGACCCCGTTCCACTGGGACGAGCTCGACCCCGGCTTCCACCCCGACCGGTTCACCATGCCGGTGGTGGCCCGCCGGGTGGCCGCCGACGGCGATCCGTGGACCGGGATGCACACCCGGCCCCAAACGCTGGAGCCCCTCCTGGCCCTCCACGAGCGGGACATGGCCGCCGGCCTCATGGACGCGCCGTGGCCGCCCGTCTACCCCAAGCAGCCCAACGAGCCGCCCCGGGTCGCCCCCTCCCGGGCCCGCAAGCCGCCGCCCGAGGCCTGA
- a CDS encoding CBS domain-containing protein yields the protein MTTAREIMTEGVQHLNTEDRVIDAARQLADGDVGALPVCNAEGRLEGMVTDRDLVVKVLAQGLDPTSTTVGELADQDEVVTIGADDSLEEAMRTMADHAVRRLPVIDGTELVGMVSQADLARACPEDQVGELVEAISTAP from the coding sequence ATGACCACGGCACGCGAGATCATGACCGAGGGCGTCCAGCACCTGAACACCGAGGACCGGGTCATCGACGCCGCTCGACAGCTGGCCGACGGCGATGTCGGCGCCCTGCCGGTGTGCAACGCCGAGGGCCGGCTGGAGGGCATGGTCACCGACCGGGACCTGGTGGTGAAGGTCCTGGCCCAGGGCCTCGACCCCACCTCCACCACCGTGGGCGAGCTGGCCGACCAGGACGAGGTGGTGACCATCGGGGCCGACGACTCCCTGGAGGAGGCCATGCGCACCATGGCCGACCACGCCGTGCGCCGGCTGCCGGTGATCGACGGCACCGAGCTGGTGGGCATGGTCAGCCAGGCCGACCTGGCCCGGGCCTGCCCCGAGGACCAGGTGGGCGAGTTGGTGGAGGCCATCTCCACCGCCCCATAG
- a CDS encoding methylated-DNA--[protein]-cysteine S-methyltransferase yields MIPDTQLPPALSRALTGTGPDPGTAAALHDRLTTGAADEGLLDVAYRTTDSPYGSLLVAATPEGVVRVAFEVEGHDTVLATLAQLVSPRILRSGRGTDEAARQLEEYFAGRRRRFDVPVDLRLVGGFRRAVIERLADIAYGTTTSYAALAAAAGNARAVRAVGSACSHNPVPVVVPCHRVVRSDGTIGQYLGGTDTKVALLAMEAAA; encoded by the coding sequence TCCCCGACACCCAGCTCCCGCCGGCCCTGTCCCGCGCCCTCACCGGCACCGGCCCCGACCCCGGCACCGCCGCCGCCCTGCACGACCGGCTCACCACCGGCGCCGCGGACGAGGGCCTCCTCGACGTGGCCTACCGCACCACCGACAGCCCCTACGGCTCCCTCCTGGTGGCCGCCACCCCCGAGGGGGTCGTCAGGGTGGCCTTCGAGGTCGAGGGCCACGACACCGTCCTCGCCACGCTGGCCCAGCTGGTCAGCCCCCGCATCCTCCGCTCGGGCCGAGGCACCGACGAGGCGGCCCGGCAGCTGGAGGAGTACTTCGCCGGGCGGCGCCGCCGCTTCGACGTGCCCGTCGACCTCCGCCTGGTCGGCGGCTTCCGGCGGGCCGTCATCGAGCGGTTGGCCGACATCGCCTACGGCACCACCACCAGCTACGCCGCCCTGGCCGCGGCGGCCGGCAACGCCCGGGCGGTCCGGGCCGTGGGCAGCGCCTGCTCGCACAACCCCGTGCCCGTGGTGGTCCCCTGCCACCGGGTGGTCCGCAGCGACGGCACCATCGGCCAGTACCTGGGGGGCACCGACACCAAGGTCGCCCTCCTGGCCATGGAGGCGGCGGCGTGA
- a CDS encoding MarR family transcriptional regulator: MPAAPPMPFDPIEEGRRQWAEAGWPDAAPGMGVVGSVLRVQQLFLVAVEDVLAPFELRFARYQALLLLLFSRRGRVPMGTLAQRLQVHSATVTNVVNRLEDQGLVRREAHPADARSALAALTPRGRRVALAATEALRSQVLDPVPLTEREAARLSVLLRRQRLHAGDFVVPGRRLAPPGAGPGWGREPLPFDPIAEAREQWARAGWSDAGLGVEVVASVFRVGQIYLNDLERTLRPLDLSFARYEALMLLLFARTQRLPMGKLSARLQVHPASVTNAIKRLQDEGLIRRDTNPDDRRSSFATLTPAGHRAVLRATEAVRAEVLTDVGLTERQCEEEFRLLRKVRVAFGDFTPSTDPRPPRPDLRGAPPRLRR, encoded by the coding sequence GTGCCGGCCGCCCCCCCGATGCCCTTCGATCCGATCGAGGAGGGCCGGCGCCAGTGGGCCGAGGCGGGCTGGCCCGACGCCGCCCCCGGCATGGGCGTGGTCGGGTCCGTGCTGCGGGTCCAGCAGCTGTTCCTGGTGGCGGTGGAGGACGTGCTGGCCCCCTTCGAGCTCCGGTTCGCCCGCTACCAGGCCCTGCTGCTGCTCCTGTTCTCGCGGCGGGGGCGGGTGCCCATGGGCACCCTGGCCCAGCGCCTCCAGGTCCACTCGGCCACGGTGACCAACGTGGTCAACCGGCTGGAGGACCAGGGCCTGGTCCGGCGGGAGGCCCACCCGGCCGACGCCCGCAGCGCCCTCGCCGCCCTCACCCCCCGGGGGCGCCGGGTGGCCCTGGCCGCCACCGAGGCCCTTCGGAGCCAGGTGCTCGACCCGGTGCCCCTGACCGAGCGGGAGGCGGCCCGGCTCTCGGTCCTGCTCCGCCGCCAGCGCCTCCACGCCGGGGACTTCGTCGTGCCCGGCCGCCGCCTGGCCCCGCCGGGTGCCGGGCCGGGCTGGGGGCGGGAGCCGCTGCCCTTCGACCCCATCGCCGAGGCCCGGGAGCAGTGGGCCCGGGCCGGCTGGTCCGACGCCGGCCTGGGGGTCGAGGTGGTGGCCTCGGTGTTCCGGGTCGGCCAGATCTACCTGAACGACCTGGAGCGCACCCTCCGCCCCCTCGACCTCAGCTTCGCCCGCTACGAGGCGCTGATGCTCCTGCTCTTCGCCCGGACCCAGCGCCTCCCCATGGGCAAGCTCTCGGCCCGCCTCCAGGTCCACCCGGCCAGCGTCACCAACGCCATCAAGCGCCTGCAGGACGAGGGCCTCATCCGGCGGGACACCAATCCCGACGACCGGCGCAGCTCGTTCGCCACCCTGACCCCGGCCGGCCACCGGGCCGTGCTGCGGGCCACCGAGGCGGTGCGGGCCGAGGTGCTCACCGACGTGGGCCTGACCGAGCGCCAGTGCGAGGAGGAGTTCCGCCTGCTGCGGAAGGTCCGGGTCGCCTTCGGCGACTTCACCCCGTCCACCGACCCCCGGCCCCCCCGGCCCGACCTCAGAGGTGCGCCGCCTCGCCTCCGTCGATGA
- the icmF gene encoding fused isobutyryl-CoA mutase/GTPase IcmF — protein sequence MTTPDLHRPAHPVRFVTAASLFDGHDASINIMRRILQAQGAEVIHLGHNRSVDEVVTAAVQEDVQGVAVSSYQGGHVEYFQYLVDLLRERGAGHVKVFGGGGGVIVKPEIDHLQAYGVSRIFSPHDGQSLGLPAMINSLVRACDVDLAASPPADLDGLLAGDGAALARTITALEGGTLPAALVEELRATAGARTVPVVGITGTGGSGKSSLTDELVRRFRLDHEDKLRIAVLAVDPTRRKGGGALLGDRIRMNSIDPATVFFRSLATRTPGAVVPAALDDVVAAAKAWGADVVVVETPGIGQGDAAIVDHVDVSLYVMTPEFGAASQLEKIDMLDFADVVAINKFDRRGGEDALRDVRRQVVRATESFGSSPEDMPVFGTVASRFNDDGVTALYQDLARRLAEKGLAVPAEGGTLPRVEAKVSTADTAIVPPARARYLAEVAEAVRAHHQRVEQQAEVARRRQQLDAVRALVAEAGGDEEAAALPALAAAADAELDAEARALLEGWPATVEAYSGDEHTVRVRDRDITTALTRESLSGSPIRRVALPRVTDHGELLRFLMEENLPGRYPFTAGVFPFKRDGERPARMFAGEGDAFRTNRRFHLLSEGQPATRLSTAFDSVTLYGFDPDRRPDIYGKVGNSGVSVATLDDMKVLFDGFDLCDPSTSVSMTINGPAPTILAMFLTTAVDQRLDAFAAEHGRAPTAEEAAEVRAFVLSTVRGTVQADILKEDQGQNTCIFSTEFALGMMADVQEWFVEQKVRNFYSVSISGYHIAEAGANPISQLAFTLANGLTYVEAYLARGMDVDDFAPNLSFFFSNGMDPEYTVLGRVARRVWAVAMRDRYGANERSQKLKYHVQTSGRSLHAQEMAFNDIRTTLQALIAIYDNCNSLHTNAFDEAVTTPTAESVRRALAIQLVINEEWGLALNENPNQGSFVVEELTELVEAAVLAEFDRIAERGGVLGAMETGYQRGRIQDESLLYETRKHDGTLPIIGVNTFLPPDDRADDDTAAVELQRSTDDEKESQLARLAAFQERHASERDAALARLRDAALAGDNLFAVLMDAVRCCSLGEITHTLFEVGGRYRRHV from the coding sequence ATGACCACCCCCGACCTGCACCGACCGGCCCACCCGGTGCGGTTCGTCACCGCCGCCAGCCTGTTCGACGGCCACGACGCGTCGATCAACATCATGCGGCGGATCCTGCAGGCCCAGGGGGCCGAGGTCATCCACCTGGGCCACAACCGCTCGGTCGACGAGGTGGTCACCGCGGCGGTGCAGGAGGACGTGCAGGGCGTGGCCGTCAGCTCCTACCAGGGCGGCCACGTCGAGTACTTCCAGTACCTGGTGGACCTGCTGCGGGAGCGGGGCGCCGGCCACGTCAAGGTGTTCGGGGGCGGGGGCGGCGTCATCGTCAAGCCCGAGATCGACCACCTCCAGGCCTACGGCGTGAGCCGCATCTTCTCCCCCCACGACGGCCAGAGCCTGGGCCTGCCGGCCATGATCAACAGCCTGGTCCGGGCGTGCGACGTGGACCTGGCCGCCAGCCCGCCGGCCGACCTGGACGGCCTGCTGGCCGGCGACGGCGCCGCCCTGGCCCGCACCATCACCGCCCTGGAGGGCGGCACCCTGCCGGCCGCCCTGGTCGAGGAGCTCCGGGCCACGGCCGGGGCCCGCACCGTGCCGGTGGTGGGCATCACCGGCACCGGTGGCTCGGGCAAGTCCTCGCTGACCGATGAGCTGGTGCGCCGCTTCCGCCTCGACCACGAGGACAAGCTCCGCATCGCGGTGCTGGCCGTCGACCCCACCCGGCGCAAGGGGGGCGGCGCCCTTCTGGGCGACCGCATCCGCATGAACTCCATCGACCCGGCCACGGTGTTCTTCCGCTCGCTGGCCACCCGCACCCCCGGGGCGGTGGTGCCCGCCGCCCTCGACGACGTGGTGGCCGCGGCCAAGGCGTGGGGCGCCGACGTGGTCGTGGTGGAGACGCCCGGCATCGGCCAGGGTGACGCCGCCATCGTCGACCACGTGGACGTCTCGCTCTACGTCATGACCCCCGAGTTCGGGGCGGCCAGCCAGCTGGAGAAGATCGACATGCTCGACTTCGCCGACGTGGTGGCCATCAACAAGTTCGACCGCCGGGGCGGCGAGGACGCCCTGCGCGACGTGCGCCGCCAGGTGGTGCGGGCCACCGAGTCCTTCGGGTCGAGCCCCGAGGACATGCCCGTGTTCGGCACCGTGGCCAGCCGGTTCAACGACGACGGGGTCACCGCCCTCTACCAGGACCTGGCCCGCCGCCTGGCCGAGAAGGGCCTGGCCGTGCCGGCCGAGGGCGGCACCCTGCCCCGGGTCGAGGCCAAGGTCAGCACGGCGGACACCGCCATCGTGCCCCCGGCCCGGGCCCGCTACCTGGCCGAGGTGGCCGAGGCGGTGCGGGCCCACCACCAGCGGGTGGAGCAGCAGGCCGAGGTGGCCCGCCGCCGCCAACAGCTCGACGCGGTGCGGGCCCTGGTGGCCGAGGCCGGCGGCGACGAGGAGGCCGCGGCCCTGCCCGCCCTGGCCGCGGCGGCCGACGCCGAGCTGGACGCCGAGGCCCGGGCCCTGCTGGAGGGTTGGCCGGCCACGGTCGAGGCGTACTCCGGCGACGAGCACACCGTCCGGGTGCGCGACCGCGACATCACCACCGCCCTGACCCGTGAGTCGCTGTCGGGCTCACCCATCCGGCGGGTGGCCCTGCCCCGGGTCACCGACCACGGGGAGCTGCTGCGCTTCCTGATGGAGGAGAACCTGCCGGGCCGCTACCCGTTCACCGCCGGGGTGTTCCCGTTCAAGCGGGACGGCGAGCGGCCGGCCCGCATGTTCGCCGGCGAGGGCGACGCCTTCCGCACCAACCGGCGCTTCCACCTGCTGTCCGAGGGCCAGCCCGCCACCCGGCTGTCCACCGCCTTCGACTCGGTCACCCTGTACGGCTTCGATCCCGACCGGCGCCCCGACATCTACGGCAAGGTCGGCAACTCCGGGGTGTCGGTGGCCACCCTCGACGACATGAAGGTGCTCTTCGACGGGTTCGACCTGTGCGACCCGTCCACCTCGGTGTCCATGACCATCAACGGCCCGGCCCCCACCATCCTGGCCATGTTCCTGACCACCGCCGTCGACCAGCGCCTGGACGCCTTCGCCGCCGAGCACGGCCGGGCGCCCACCGCCGAGGAGGCGGCCGAGGTGCGGGCCTTCGTGCTGTCCACCGTGCGGGGCACGGTGCAGGCCGACATCCTCAAGGAGGACCAGGGCCAGAACACCTGCATCTTCTCCACCGAGTTCGCCCTGGGGATGATGGCCGATGTCCAGGAGTGGTTCGTCGAGCAGAAGGTCCGCAACTTCTACAGCGTCTCCATCTCCGGCTACCACATCGCCGAAGCGGGGGCGAACCCCATCAGCCAGCTGGCCTTCACCCTGGCCAACGGGCTCACCTACGTCGAGGCCTACCTGGCCCGGGGCATGGACGTCGACGACTTCGCCCCCAACCTGTCGTTCTTCTTCTCCAACGGCATGGACCCCGAGTACACGGTGCTGGGCCGCGTCGCCCGCCGCGTCTGGGCGGTGGCCATGCGCGACCGCTACGGGGCCAACGAGCGCAGCCAGAAGCTCAAGTACCACGTGCAGACCTCGGGCCGCTCGCTCCACGCCCAGGAGATGGCCTTCAACGACATCCGCACCACCCTCCAGGCCCTCATCGCCATCTACGACAACTGCAACAGCCTCCACACCAACGCCTTCGACGAGGCCGTCACCACCCCCACGGCCGAGTCGGTGCGCCGGGCCCTGGCCATCCAGCTGGTCATCAACGAGGAGTGGGGCCTGGCCCTCAACGAGAACCCCAACCAGGGCTCGTTCGTCGTCGAGGAGCTGACCGAGCTGGTGGAGGCGGCGGTGCTGGCCGAGTTCGACCGCATCGCCGAGCGGGGCGGCGTGCTGGGGGCCATGGAGACCGGCTACCAACGGGGCCGCATCCAGGACGAGTCGCTGCTGTACGAGACCCGCAAGCACGACGGCACCCTGCCCATCATCGGGGTCAACACCTTCCTGCCGCCCGACGACCGGGCCGACGACGACACGGCCGCGGTCGAGCTCCAGCGCTCCACCGACGACGAGAAGGAGAGCCAGCTGGCCCGCCTGGCCGCCTTCCAGGAGCGCCATGCCTCCGAGCGCGACGCCGCCCTGGCCCGCCTGCGCGACGCGGCCCTGGCCGGTGACAACCTGTTCGCCGTGCTCATGGACGCGGTGCGGTGCTGCTCGCTGGGGGAGATCACCCACACGCTCTTCGAGGTCGGCGGGCGCTACCGCCGCCACGTCTGA
- the folP gene encoding dihydropteroate synthase: protein MGDASESGPGLVLRGRVVATDRPLVMAIVNATPDSFSDTSPAASDEARVAHALAALDEGADLVDVGGQSGITGVPEIAEEVEIARVLPVVAGILAARPGALVSVDTYRPAVTEAVLDAGAALVNDVSCLRHPEVARACAAAGAGLVVMHTKVPPKQRFQEPDAYGDVSAEVAAVLADRLAVAAGLGVDPAATVVDPGVDYAKTPAQTVALLRDLAPVRALGRPVLYALSRKDFVGALTATRPRDRGAGTLAAIGHVGPQPGAIFRVHDVRATVEYLTVARALAGQVEVAPGLVLADELRWQRGRPPTDGMAGEAGVVVPRSPVAAADRAVEAGGSR, encoded by the coding sequence ATGGGCGACGCATCCGAGAGTGGGCCCGGCCTGGTCCTGCGGGGCCGGGTGGTGGCCACCGACCGGCCGCTGGTCATGGCCATCGTCAACGCCACCCCCGATTCCTTCTCCGACACGTCGCCGGCCGCCTCCGACGAGGCGCGGGTGGCCCACGCCCTGGCCGCCCTGGACGAGGGGGCCGACCTGGTGGACGTGGGCGGCCAGTCGGGCATCACCGGCGTGCCCGAGATCGCCGAGGAGGTCGAGATCGCCCGGGTCCTGCCCGTGGTGGCCGGCATCCTGGCCGCCCGGCCCGGGGCCCTGGTCTCGGTCGACACCTACCGCCCGGCCGTCACCGAGGCCGTGCTCGACGCCGGCGCCGCCCTGGTCAACGACGTGAGCTGCCTGCGCCACCCCGAGGTGGCCCGGGCCTGCGCCGCGGCCGGCGCCGGCCTGGTGGTGATGCACACCAAGGTGCCGCCCAAGCAGCGCTTCCAGGAGCCCGACGCCTACGGCGACGTGAGCGCCGAGGTGGCTGCGGTGCTGGCCGACCGCCTGGCCGTGGCCGCCGGCCTGGGCGTCGACCCGGCGGCCACCGTCGTCGACCCCGGCGTGGACTACGCCAAGACCCCGGCCCAGACCGTCGCCCTGCTGCGGGACCTGGCCCCGGTGCGGGCCCTGGGGCGGCCCGTCCTCTACGCCCTGTCCCGCAAGGACTTCGTGGGCGCCCTCACCGCCACCCGGCCCCGCGACCGGGGGGCCGGGACGCTGGCCGCCATCGGCCACGTGGGCCCGCAGCCGGGGGCCATCTTCCGGGTCCACGACGTGCGGGCCACCGTCGAGTACCTGACCGTGGCCCGGGCCCTGGCCGGCCAGGTCGAGGTGGCCCCGGGCCTGGTGCTGGCCGACGAGCTGCGCTGGCAGCGGGGCCGGCCCCCGACCGATGGGATGGCCGGTGAGGCCGGGGTGGTGGTGCCGCGGTCGCCGGTCGCCGCTGCGGACCGGGCCGTCGAAGCCGGAGGGTCCCGGTGA